A window of Desulfuromonas soudanensis genomic DNA:
TGCTGGCCAAAAAGGGGTATTCGGTCACCCTCTGGGCCTACGAGGAGGATCTGGTCGCCCGCATGCGGGAAGGGGGGGAAAACGACCTCTATCTCCCCGGGATCAAGCTCTCCGCCAACCTCGCCTTCACCCATGACCTGCCTGAGGCGGCCACCGCCAAGGATCTCCTGCTCCTGGTCCCACCGTCCCAGTTAATGCGACGGGTCATGAAACAGGCGTCACCCCACATCGCCCCGCAAACCCTTTTGGTCTCGGCCTCCAAGGGGATCGAGACTGAAACACTGCTGCCGATGAGCTCCGTCCTTGCCGAGATTCTGCCGCGGGAGCTGGTGCAGAATCTGACCTTCCTTTCCGGCCCGTCCTTCGCCCGCGAAGTCGCCGGGGAAATGCCGACGGCGGTCGTCGCCGCCGCCAGTGAGCCCTCGGTGGCGCAACGCGTTCAGGACGTTTTCAGCACCGACTATTTCCGCGTTTATACCAACGAGGACATCATCGGCGTCGAGCTCGGAGGGGCATTGAAAAACGTCATGGCCCTGGCCGCCGGCGTCTCCGACGGCCTTGGATTCGGCTATAATACCAGGGCAGCCCTCATCACCCGCGGCCTCGCCGAAATGACCCGGATCGGAATGGCCCTGGGAGCGAACCCGGCAACCTTTGCCGGTCTGGCGGGAATGGGCGACCTGGTGCTGACCTGTACCGGCGACCTTTCCCGGAACCGTACCGTGGGAATCGAACTGGGGCGCGGCCGACCTCTCAAGGATATCCTCGAAGGGATGAAAATGGTCGCCGAAGGGGTCCAGACGACGGAGTCGACTTACCACCTGGCCAAAAAACTCGGGGTCGAAGCACCGATTACCGAGCAGATGTACAAGATTCTTTATGAGAACAAGGGGGCGCTTCGGGCCGTCAACGATCTGATGTTGCGCGAGCTCAAGCCCGAAGGGAAATAGTTTGCCGAAAGGAGATAGACAATGCTGCAACGACTGATAATTGCTTCCGGAATGTTTTTTTTACTGGGGATCTCCCCCCTGTGGGCCGCAGAAAGGCTCATTATCGAGACCAATAAAGGGAATATCACCGTGGAGCTCGACGCGGAGAGGGCTCCGGAGAGCGTGAAAAATTTCCTCGCCTATGTCGATGCCGGATTCTATGAGGGGACGGTCTTTCACCGGGTCATCAAGGATTTCATGATCCAGGGAGGGGGTTTCGATACCGATCTGAAAATGAAGAAGGGGCGTTCGGCCATCAGGAACGAGGCGGGCAACGGCCTGAAGAACCTTCGGGGGACCCTCGCCATGGCCCGCACCAACGTGGTCGACAGCGCCACCAGTCAGTTTTTCATCAACCTCAAGGACAACAAATTCCTCGACCATCGCGACGAGACGGCGCAGGGGTTTGGTTATGCGGTTTTCGGCCGGGTAGTGGAAGGGATGGATGTCGTCGACCGGATCGGGACCTCGCCGACCCGAAGCATGAACGCTCTCTTTTCCGACCTTCCCGCAGACCAGGTTGTCATCACTGCCGTCAGGCGTCTCAAGGAATAGGTGGCGCAACGACCGGATCGGGGGGGAGGATGAGGGGTCAGGTGAAAACCATTCGCGTCATGACCTACAACGTCCACCATTGTCTCGGCAGCGACGGGCGGTTCGATGCCGGTCGGGTCGTTCAGGTGATCGACCAGGGGGGCGCGGACATCATCGCCCTTCAGGATCTCCAAAGCGCAACGGAAAAAGGGACCCTGGCCCATTTCGGGCGGGCCCTGGGGATGAACTCCTATGCCGGGTCCCCCGACTCGCCCCTGGGCT
This region includes:
- a CDS encoding NAD(P)H-dependent glycerol-3-phosphate dehydrogenase; protein product: MNIGVIGAGSWGTTLANLLAKKGYSVTLWAYEEDLVARMREGGENDLYLPGIKLSANLAFTHDLPEAATAKDLLLLVPPSQLMRRVMKQASPHIAPQTLLVSASKGIETETLLPMSSVLAEILPRELVQNLTFLSGPSFAREVAGEMPTAVVAAASEPSVAQRVQDVFSTDYFRVYTNEDIIGVELGGALKNVMALAAGVSDGLGFGYNTRAALITRGLAEMTRIGMALGANPATFAGLAGMGDLVLTCTGDLSRNRTVGIELGRGRPLKDILEGMKMVAEGVQTTESTYHLAKKLGVEAPITEQMYKILYENKGALRAVNDLMLRELKPEGK
- a CDS encoding peptidylprolyl isomerase, producing the protein MLQRLIIASGMFFLLGISPLWAAERLIIETNKGNITVELDAERAPESVKNFLAYVDAGFYEGTVFHRVIKDFMIQGGGFDTDLKMKKGRSAIRNEAGNGLKNLRGTLAMARTNVVDSATSQFFINLKDNKFLDHRDETAQGFGYAVFGRVVEGMDVVDRIGTSPTRSMNALFSDLPADQVVITAVRRLKE